A genomic segment from Actinoplanes sichuanensis encodes:
- the meaB gene encoding methylmalonyl Co-A mutase-associated GTPase MeaB, with the protein MTVPSSPPVGAASGGTGGGRRSRDVPTLVARAREGDARSVARLISLVENDDPALPEVAAAMASHAGRAQVVGLTGAPGVGKSTTTNELVRALRAAGHRVGVLAVDPSSPFTGGAILGDRIRMQDHTADSGVYIRSMSSRGQLGGLSAATPQAVRVLEGAGCDVILVETVGVGQAEVEIASLADTTLVLLAPGMGDAIQAVKAGVLEIADVFVINKADRPGADATYRDIQGMLALGERGPGEWRPQVVRAVAVKNEGIDDVVAAIGKHREWLESTGNLQNRREQRAAAEISALALGTLRARMGDLRGGAALPALATRVANGEIDPHAAAAELLASL; encoded by the coding sequence GTGACGGTTCCGTCTTCGCCGCCGGTCGGTGCCGCGTCCGGCGGCACCGGCGGCGGCCGGCGGTCGCGTGACGTGCCGACCCTGGTCGCCCGGGCCCGGGAGGGCGACGCCCGGTCGGTGGCCCGCCTGATCAGCCTGGTCGAGAACGACGATCCGGCCCTGCCTGAGGTGGCCGCCGCGATGGCGTCGCACGCCGGGCGGGCCCAGGTCGTGGGGCTCACCGGCGCACCCGGCGTGGGCAAGTCGACCACCACGAACGAGCTGGTCCGCGCCCTGCGTGCGGCCGGACACCGGGTCGGTGTGCTGGCGGTCGACCCGTCCAGCCCGTTCACCGGCGGGGCGATCCTCGGCGACCGGATCCGGATGCAGGACCACACCGCCGACTCCGGGGTCTACATCCGCTCGATGTCCAGCCGCGGCCAGCTCGGCGGGCTGTCGGCGGCCACGCCGCAGGCGGTCCGGGTGCTGGAGGGCGCCGGTTGCGACGTGATCCTGGTCGAGACGGTCGGCGTCGGCCAGGCCGAGGTGGAGATCGCCTCGCTCGCCGACACCACGCTGGTGCTGCTGGCGCCCGGGATGGGTGACGCGATCCAGGCCGTGAAGGCGGGCGTGCTGGAGATCGCCGACGTCTTCGTGATCAACAAGGCGGACCGGCCCGGCGCCGACGCCACCTACCGTGACATCCAGGGCATGCTCGCCCTCGGCGAGCGCGGCCCGGGTGAGTGGCGGCCGCAGGTGGTCCGCGCGGTCGCCGTCAAGAACGAGGGCATCGACGACGTGGTGGCCGCGATCGGCAAGCACCGCGAGTGGCTGGAGAGCACCGGCAACCTGCAGAACCGGCGTGAGCAGCGGGCCGCCGCGGAGATCTCGGCGCTGGCGCTGGGCACGCTGCGGGCCCGGATGGGCGACCTGCGCGGCGGTGCGGCGCTGCCGGCCCTCGCCACCCGTGTCGCGAACGGGGAGATCGACCCGCACGCCGCCGCCGCCGAGCTGCTGGCGAGCCTCTAG
- a CDS encoding PadR family transcriptional regulator has protein sequence MKRSPLAMVLLALLVEAPMHPYRMQQVIKERGQDQLVNVAQRNSVYQTLDRLVREGLARPGETSREPGRPERTVYEVTEEGAASLRRWLLEMLPEPAREFPEFPVALAFLPMLTPAETRELLERRVERLTERAGAVDAQAPPGLPRLFLIEDEYRAGMLRAEITWLRALIAELDDGTLHWDRALIEQTLARFG, from the coding sequence ATGAAGCGGTCTCCCCTGGCGATGGTTCTGCTGGCTCTACTGGTGGAGGCGCCGATGCACCCGTACCGGATGCAGCAGGTGATCAAGGAGCGCGGTCAGGACCAGCTGGTCAACGTCGCGCAGCGCAACAGCGTCTACCAAACCCTCGATCGGTTGGTACGGGAGGGACTGGCCCGCCCCGGTGAGACCAGCCGCGAGCCCGGCCGTCCCGAACGGACCGTCTACGAGGTGACCGAGGAGGGCGCGGCCAGCCTGCGGCGCTGGCTGCTGGAGATGCTGCCGGAGCCGGCACGCGAGTTCCCGGAGTTCCCGGTGGCGCTCGCATTCCTGCCGATGCTCACCCCGGCCGAGACGCGCGAGCTGCTGGAACGCCGGGTGGAGAGGCTGACCGAGCGGGCCGGGGCGGTCGACGCGCAGGCTCCGCCCGGGCTGCCCCGGCTGTTCCTGATCGAGGACGAGTACCGGGCCGGCATGCTGCGCGCCGAGATCACCTGGCTGCGCGCGCTGATCGCCGAGCTGGACGACGGCACCCTGCACTGGGACCGCGCCCTGATCGAGCAGACGCTGGCCCGCTTCGGCTGA
- a CDS encoding FAD-dependent oxidoreductase — protein MTKAEQDVIVIGGGIAGTAAAIALKLAGRTPVIHEAHRPGAAERGVFLTIAVNGVNALRALGADPAVVLATGFATPRLALRRASGRLLAELPLGGPEPDGTVTTTIRRADLYAALRAEAERRGVEIVYGHRLTTARSGPHGVTAEFTNGRSVTGELLVGADGLNSRTRTALDPSSPAPHFLGLLDTGGFTDAPVDPASVPPPGIMQMSFGRKAFFGWTAGPDGRVWWFANPPRKRPVESGEFTAETWRAHLLDLLEGEPGADLIRATGEILGPWSTRDLPRVPVWHSDRMVLVGDAAHAVAPSSGQGASQALEDAVVLGHSLRAHRDQAAGLTAYEAARRPRVEKVVAHGRRTSSTKVAGPVGAAIRDAMTPLVMRMLHRKGDPQAWIFEHRVPMLAQSSR, from the coding sequence ATGACTAAAGCAGAGCAGGACGTCATCGTCATCGGTGGCGGCATCGCCGGGACCGCCGCCGCCATCGCCCTCAAGCTCGCCGGCCGCACCCCGGTGATCCACGAGGCCCACCGGCCGGGTGCGGCCGAGCGTGGCGTCTTCCTGACCATCGCGGTGAACGGGGTGAACGCGCTGCGGGCCCTCGGCGCGGACCCGGCGGTCGTGCTGGCCACCGGGTTCGCCACGCCCCGGCTCGCGCTGCGCCGCGCCTCCGGCCGGCTACTGGCCGAGTTGCCGCTCGGCGGCCCGGAGCCGGACGGGACGGTCACCACCACGATCCGGCGCGCCGACCTCTACGCGGCGCTGCGGGCCGAGGCCGAACGGCGGGGCGTCGAGATCGTGTACGGCCACCGACTCACCACCGCCCGCTCCGGGCCGCACGGCGTCACCGCGGAGTTCACCAACGGCCGCTCGGTCACCGGAGAGCTGCTGGTCGGTGCGGACGGGCTGAACTCGCGTACCCGTACCGCCCTGGATCCGTCCTCGCCCGCGCCGCACTTCCTCGGCCTCCTCGACACCGGCGGTTTCACCGACGCACCGGTCGATCCCGCGTCGGTCCCGCCGCCCGGGATCATGCAGATGTCGTTCGGTCGGAAGGCCTTCTTCGGCTGGACCGCGGGCCCGGACGGCCGGGTCTGGTGGTTCGCCAACCCACCGCGCAAGCGCCCGGTCGAGTCCGGTGAGTTCACCGCCGAAACCTGGCGCGCCCACCTGCTGGACCTGCTCGAGGGTGAGCCCGGCGCCGACCTGATCCGCGCCACCGGCGAGATCCTCGGCCCGTGGAGCACCCGCGACCTGCCCCGGGTGCCGGTCTGGCACAGCGACCGGATGGTGCTGGTCGGCGACGCGGCGCACGCGGTCGCGCCGTCGTCCGGGCAGGGCGCCTCGCAGGCGCTGGAGGACGCCGTGGTGCTCGGGCACAGCCTGCGTGCGCACCGCGATCAGGCGGCGGGGCTGACTGCCTACGAGGCCGCGCGTCGACCGCGGGTCGAGAAGGTGGTCGCGCACGGGCGGCGGACCAGCAGCACCAAGGTCGCCGGGCCGGTCGGGGCGGCGATCCGGGACGCGATGACGCCGCTGGTGATGCGGATGCTGCACCGGAAGGGGGACCCGCAGGCCTGGATCTTCGAGCACCGGGTGCCGATGCTCGCGCAGTCGTCGCGGTGA
- a CDS encoding acyl-CoA mutase large subunit family protein, which translates to MDAAEIHSGRERWQRRYDAARKRDADFTTLSGATVEPVYGPPEGIAYPGFERIGWPGEYPFTRGLHPTGYRGRTWTIRQFAGFGNASQTNERYKMILAAGGGGLSVAFDMPTLMGRDSDEPEALGEVGHCGVAIDSAADMDVLFEGIPLQDVTTSMTISGPAVPVFCMYLVAAERQGADLSKLDGTLQTDIFKEYIAQKEWLFAPEPHLRLIGDLMEYCAREIPRYKPLSVSGYHIREAGSTAAQELAYTLADGFGYVELGLSRGLDVNTFAPGLSFFFDAHVDFFEEIAKFRAARRIWARHLRDDYGATSEKALWLRFHTQTAGVSLTAQQPVNNVVRTAVEALAAVLGGTNSLHTNALDETLALPTDESAEIALRTQQVLMEETGVANVADPLGGSWYVEALTDRIEAEAEEIFTRIRELGHDGTITAGILRGIEDGWFTSHIAEAAFAYQQALEKNAKKVVGVNAHTGTVAKDLEILRVSHEVEQVQVRDLTDRKDNRDGVRVKAALEHLITVARTGENMIPAMLDAARAEATLGEICGILKSEWGIYREPPRF; encoded by the coding sequence ATGGATGCAGCCGAGATCCACTCCGGCCGAGAGCGCTGGCAACGACGCTACGATGCGGCCCGCAAGCGGGACGCCGACTTCACCACGCTCTCCGGGGCCACGGTGGAACCGGTCTACGGGCCACCCGAGGGCATCGCCTACCCCGGCTTCGAGCGCATCGGATGGCCCGGTGAGTACCCGTTCACCAGAGGGCTGCACCCGACCGGCTACCGCGGGCGGACCTGGACCATCCGGCAGTTCGCGGGGTTCGGCAACGCCAGCCAGACCAACGAGCGCTACAAGATGATCCTGGCCGCCGGCGGTGGCGGGCTCAGCGTCGCGTTCGACATGCCCACCCTGATGGGCCGCGACTCCGACGAGCCCGAGGCGCTCGGCGAGGTCGGCCACTGCGGGGTCGCCATCGACTCGGCCGCCGACATGGACGTGCTCTTCGAGGGCATCCCGCTGCAGGACGTCACCACCAGCATGACCATCTCCGGACCCGCCGTTCCGGTCTTCTGCATGTATCTGGTGGCCGCCGAGCGGCAGGGCGCCGACCTCTCGAAACTCGACGGCACCCTGCAGACCGACATCTTCAAGGAGTACATCGCGCAGAAGGAGTGGCTGTTCGCGCCGGAGCCGCACCTGCGCCTGATCGGCGACCTGATGGAGTACTGCGCCCGGGAGATCCCCAGGTACAAGCCGCTGTCGGTCAGCGGCTACCACATCCGGGAGGCCGGCTCGACCGCCGCGCAGGAGTTGGCGTACACCCTCGCCGACGGTTTCGGCTACGTCGAACTCGGCCTGTCCCGCGGCCTCGACGTCAACACCTTCGCCCCCGGCCTGAGCTTCTTCTTCGACGCGCACGTCGACTTCTTCGAGGAGATCGCCAAGTTCCGCGCCGCTCGCCGCATCTGGGCCCGGCACCTGCGCGACGACTACGGCGCCACCAGTGAGAAAGCGCTGTGGCTGCGGTTCCACACGCAGACCGCCGGTGTCTCACTGACCGCGCAGCAGCCGGTCAACAACGTGGTCCGGACCGCGGTCGAGGCCCTGGCCGCGGTCCTCGGCGGCACCAACTCGCTGCACACCAACGCCCTCGACGAGACCCTCGCGCTGCCCACCGACGAGTCCGCCGAGATCGCCCTGCGTACCCAGCAGGTGCTGATGGAGGAGACCGGGGTCGCCAACGTGGCCGACCCGCTCGGCGGATCGTGGTATGTGGAGGCGCTCACCGACCGCATCGAGGCCGAGGCCGAGGAGATCTTCACCCGGATCCGCGAGCTCGGCCACGACGGCACCATCACCGCGGGCATCCTGCGCGGCATCGAGGACGGGTGGTTCACCTCGCACATCGCCGAGGCGGCGTTCGCGTACCAGCAGGCGCTGGAGAAGAACGCCAAGAAGGTGGTCGGGGTCAACGCGCACACCGGCACGGTCGCCAAGGACCTGGAGATCCTCCGGGTGTCCCACGAGGTCGAGCAGGTCCAGGTCCGCGACCTCACCGACCGCAAGGACAATCGCGACGGGGTACGGGTGAAAGCCGCCCTGGAACATCTGATCACGGTGGCCCGCACCGGCGAGAACATGATCCCGGCCATGCTCGACGCGGCCCGCGCCGAAGCCACCCTCGGCGAGATCTGCGGCATCCTCAAATCCGAGTGGGGCATCTACCGCGAGCCGCCGCGCTTCTGA
- a CDS encoding tetratricopeptide repeat protein — protein MSDPRTTPSIFTRGAVDLSALRPSTSARPAAPSRPAAAPASPADGIPGAVPGSASGGVPGNVPGVTPDVIIDVTEADFQSVLEQSLTTPILLDFWADWCEPCKKLSPVLEKLAVEYGGSWILGKVNVDLNPRLAQVFRVQGIPQVTALIGGQPVEGFSGVLSEAQVRQYVDAVLKAAGVSVAAPEDPRLDAADDALMGGDLDAAEAAYRKILAESPADAAAESGLAQVELYRRIAGVDPSTALAKADADPEDFEAQRLAADIEVLSGQAAEAYARLIALVKKTVGDDRDAVRKHLLSLFAVAGPDDPAVAGARRALASALF, from the coding sequence ATGAGCGACCCACGGACCACTCCGTCGATCTTCACCCGCGGCGCGGTCGATCTCAGCGCGCTGCGCCCCTCGACGTCGGCCAGACCGGCCGCGCCGAGCCGTCCCGCCGCCGCCCCGGCCTCCCCGGCCGACGGGATTCCCGGCGCCGTACCGGGCTCAGCGTCCGGTGGTGTTCCCGGCAACGTGCCCGGTGTGACGCCGGACGTGATCATCGACGTCACCGAGGCTGATTTCCAGTCCGTTCTGGAGCAGTCCCTGACCACGCCGATCCTGCTGGATTTCTGGGCCGACTGGTGCGAGCCCTGCAAGAAGCTCTCGCCGGTGCTGGAGAAGCTGGCCGTGGAGTATGGCGGCTCGTGGATCCTCGGCAAGGTCAATGTGGACCTCAATCCGCGTCTCGCGCAGGTCTTCCGGGTGCAGGGCATCCCGCAGGTGACGGCCCTGATCGGCGGGCAGCCGGTCGAGGGCTTCAGCGGTGTCCTCTCCGAGGCCCAGGTCCGGCAGTATGTCGATGCCGTCCTCAAGGCGGCCGGTGTGAGTGTGGCCGCGCCGGAGGACCCCCGTCTCGACGCCGCCGACGACGCCCTGATGGGTGGCGACCTGGACGCGGCCGAGGCGGCGTACCGGAAGATCCTCGCCGAGTCGCCCGCCGACGCGGCCGCCGAGTCCGGCCTGGCCCAGGTGGAGCTGTACCGGCGGATCGCCGGCGTCGACCCGTCGACCGCGCTGGCCAAGGCCGACGCCGACCCGGAGGACTTCGAGGCGCAGCGGCTCGCCGCCGACATCGAGGTGCTGAGCGGGCAGGCCGCCGAGGCGTACGCCCGGTTGATCGCCCTCGTCAAGAAGACGGTCGGTGACGACCGCGACGCGGTGCGCAAGCACCTTTTGTCGTTGTTCGCCGTTGCCGGGCCGGACGACCCCGCGGTCGCCGGCGCAAGACGTGCACTGGCCAGCGCACTCTTCTAA